Genomic segment of Fervidobacterium gondwanense DSM 13020:
CCTTGAAAGTTCAAGGCGATAGTATGATTAATGCACACATTGTTGATGGAGATTATGTAATCATCAAAAAGCAATATACGGCAGAAAACAATTCGATAGTTGCCGTCACGGTTGATGATAAGGTAACACTTAAGCGTATCTTTGTTAGGGATGATGTCATAGAGTTAGTTCCAGAGAATGATTCGTACCCAATTATAAAGCAGGATCCAAAGAAGGTTAGAGTTATAGGTAAAATGGTAGGGCTAATTAGAGTTCTTAAATAGGTTATTTTCACAGTAAGGGGTGGACAGTTATGGAAATGAAGAAATTAGGAGATATAGTTCTTTTTAAAGTTCCTGAAGAAATGGAGCTAACTAATGCTCAGGATATTAAAAGATTTGTATATGAAAATTCTTTCGATAAAGGTTTGAAAAAAGTAATTCTTGATTTTTCTGAAACTAAGTATATAGATAGCACAGGCCTTGGAACTATGGTCGCACTCCACAAGCAAGCATTGATGAACGCTGGAGCGGTTGTTTTTTTGAATCTTGATAGTAACATTAAGAACTTACTTAAAATGACAG
This window contains:
- a CDS encoding STAS domain-containing protein, with amino-acid sequence MEMKKLGDIVLFKVPEEMELTNAQDIKRFVYENSFDKGLKKVILDFSETKYIDSTGLGTMVALHKQALMNAGAVVFLNLDSNIKNLLKMTALDRILNIYDNEREAIEFLNK